One Indicator indicator isolate 239-I01 chromosome 21, UM_Iind_1.1, whole genome shotgun sequence DNA segment encodes these proteins:
- the SDHAF2 gene encoding succinate dehydrogenase assembly factor 2, mitochondrial produces the protein MAAARLCSLPGRALYWHILGPVRQRRGYRGDSPKDSGKDVLEIPLPPWQERPNEPLETKRARLLYESRKRGMLENCILLSLFAKENLSKMSEQQLNLYDRLINEPSNDWDIYYWATEAKPTPAEFENDVMAMLRDFAKNKKREQRLRQPDLEYLFEPPR, from the exons ATGGCGGCGGCCAGG ctctgctccctgcccggGCGGGCTCTGTACTGGCACATTCTGGGGCCAGTGAGGCAGCGGCGTGGCTACCGCGGGGACTCCCCGAAGGACTCGGGCAAGGACGTGCTGGAGATCCCTCTGCCCCCCTGGCAGGAGCGTCCCAACGAGCCTCTGGAGACCAAgagagccaggctgctgtatGAGAGCCGCAAAAGGGGCATGCTGGAGAACTGCATCCTGCTcag cctctttGCAAAGGAGAACCTGAGCAAGATGAGCGAGCAGCAGCTGAACCTCTACGACCGCCTCATCAACGAGCCCAGCAACGACTGGGACATCTACTACTGGGCCACAG AAGCCAAGCCCACCCCAGCTGAGTTTGAGAACGATGTGATGGCCATGCTGAGGGACTTTGCCAAGAACAAGAagagggagcagaggctgaggcagcCAGACCTGGAGTACCTCTTTGAGCCACCCCGCTGA